GATATCGACATAGTCCAGCCCCATCCTCTTCAGGGAAGCGTCAAGGCTGCTGAGAAGGTATTTCCTGCTCCCCCACTCGCCGTAGGGACCGGGCCACATCAAATATCCTGCCTTACTGGAAATGATGAGTTCGTCACGGTGAGAGCGAAAATCCTGGGCAAGCAACTTGCCAAAATTCAGCTCAGCAGACCCCGGAGGTGGCCCATAGTTATTTGCCAAGTCAAAGTGTGTGATGCCAAGATCAAATGCTGTATGAAGCATCTTTCTTGCATTGGAGAGGGACGTCTGGTCTCCGAAGTTATGCCAGAGCCCCAAAGAGATGGCAGGCAACTGCAAACCGCTCTTTCCACAGCGGTTGTATTTCATTGAATCATATCGTTCTGTTTTCGGTGTATACATACATTCCTCCTAACTTGCCTATCAGTATAACCGAAATGGCTGTAAATCTCCATTTCTTTTGACGGATGCACTTCCTTGGCCTACACTAATGGCAGATGATCCCATAGGAGGCTTCTATGAACAAACGGGCAAAAGGTTTGGCTTTTCTTGTTGCACTCACGTATCTTGCAATGATTACGGTAAATGCATTGGCAAACATCCTTCCCATCGGTGGCATGGGTACCGGAGAAATTTCTGATTCATACCCCAATCTGTTTGCACCTGCAGGAATCACATTCTCCATCTGGGGAGTCATCTACTTGCTGCTCGCCCTGCATACAATCTACCAGTTCAGGAAGGGAGATGAGAGCATTCAAATCATTTTCTCGGTCTCAAGTGTGGTCAACATTGCGTGGCTTTTCTCTTGGCATTATCAAATGATTGGGCTCTCACTGCTCTTGATGCTGATACTGCTTGTCTGCTTGATCAGAATCAATGACTTGATCGACCATACATCCATGGATAGATACTCTTATTGGGCTCTCTCGGTTCCTTTCTCTGTGTACCTTGGTTGGATTACCGTAGCCACCATTGCAAACGTCACTACATTCCTTGTCTCCATCGGTTGGTCGGGATGGGGGATCAGCGAGATGACATGGACAGCAATAATCCTCGTGGTAGGAGTATTGATCGCTCTCTCTTGGGCATTCCGCCGTCGTGATCCAGCATACCTGCTTACCTTGGTCTGGGCATACACCGGCATCTTGATCAAGCACACATCCAGGGAAGGATTCAATGGTGAATATCCCTTGATACTGACGGTGACAGCAATTGCAATTGCAGCTTTTGCCATCTCTTTCGGGGTATTTCTCCTTCGTAAGAGGCAACCTGTGGCATGAAGCAGTCCAGGGAAGTCAGGGCTCTTCAGATAGTATTGGCCCTCTATATACTGTTCTCTCTGGTACTGGCCTCACTAAACCAGGGGGGATCTCCCGAGGTAGCAGAACGGGTCGCTCCCTGGTGGCATTTCTATGAGAACCAGTTCAAGACATTTCTCATCGTAGTATGCGGCTTCCTCACCTACCGTATTGCCAAACGAAAAGGGAGAGCGGGTATGCGGCTCAGAAATTTCATCGGGTTCACTCTCAGCGCCCTCATGATCCATATACTCCTGCCATTGTTCACCGGCAATCCAGAACTCTATTTTTTTGCCATGCCCCTCCCATGGACAACCATACCGTTGCAGGCAGGCATTCCCAGCTCGTCATTTGCCCAGAGCCACCAGGCGACCCTGGGTTTGGATGGGATTGGGTGGGCAATTACCTTCTTCTGGGTCTACAGCGCGCTCATCGGTATAAGCACAGTCCTCTTTGGCCGACGTCTCCATTGTTCCCACCTCTGTCTGTTCAACGGCTTTGCTGCCGAGGTATTTGACCCCGCGATTCCGCTCTTGACCAAGGTCCACCATCCTCTCAAAAAGAGAACACTCAAACACCTTCGTTCCATCAGGATTGTGTATCTACTTATTGCTCTCTTCTTCACCGGCTTCTGGCTGATTGTCCCCACTATTGGGTTTTCCAGTACCACCATGCAGGCAGTAAGAGTGGTGGAACTCTTCTGGTATCTATTGGCAAACCTAATACTTGCCATGGCTTTCTGGGTTGTTTCTGTTGGACGCTTATACTGCCATCTTTGTCCATTAGGAACAGTATTGTCATTTCTTTCCCGACTTGGAAGAATGCGTATTGAATCAGGAAAAACCCATTGCATAGGTTGTGGTGCATGTGACAAGTCCTGCCCACTTTCGATTTCCATCAAGGAACGGGCAATCCACGGTGAGCCGATTATCAGTGACCAATGTGTAGGCTGTGGACATTGCGTGGATGCCTGCCCCACTGGGACCCTCTCCTATACTACGGCATTTCTACATCTTATCAGGAAAGCTCCCTAACCAGAGAGCCGTTTTGTTGACTCGTATCATCGCTGGTGGTACCTTGATGACAGCGATGAGGAGGAACCATGGAAAAATCATTCATGGAACAGAGGGGGAGAATACTCAAACGTTCAATCATCGTTCCAATATTCATCAGTCTACTCTTCTTTTTTATCATGGGTATATGGGCTATTACTACCATACAAAATTTTTATTATGAGGAGAGGCTGGAAGAAGCCCAAGTTTTGGCAAGCGGTTACGCAGAAACACTTTCCATTGCGATGGATGCCCAAAGGCTACTCGAGCAATACCTTGAAAACACACTGAATGCTGCTGGTTTAGCAGTTAGCAACTATCCTGGATCATTCAACACCGATAGCCTATCAGAGATAGCAAGAGAACTAAATGTTGATCGCATATTTATATATGATGAAGCATTAGTACTATCATATGCCAGCGATGGACTCCACATTGGCTGGGTCCCGGAGGAAGGACACCCAGTCCGTCAATTCTTTGAGAGTAGCAAAACCCAATACATAGAAGACATTCGTAAGGAAACTGGATCAGGCATTCCCTATAAATTTGGATATTATCGTGATGACCATAACGGAATCATTCAAGTAGCGGTAGAAGCAGAAAAGATTTATGAGCTGAATGCGCGTTTTGATTCCCAGCACTTGCTTGATCAATTGAGTCAATTAGACAATAAGATCGCTATCGCATATCTTGATGAACAACACACCATCATAACTTCTACTATCCAGGATGTACTGGGAACATATCTCGATTTTGAGACTTATCACATTCCTTCGCAAGCAGGCTCATTCAGAAGAATTACCACAGAAGATGGTAATTATATGGCATTAAACGTGCCCATGATGCAAAATGATAATTCTCAAGGAACTTTATTGCTCTTTTATGAATTGGATGAAACGGAAGAGCTGATAAGTATAGTGTCACTGGTCATTATTTCTACTATTTTACTGGTTTTCTTGTTGGAAATCTGGGTACTCTGGGGAACCTACAAGAAAAACCAGAACATTCAGTTCATCGCCTACCATGATGAATTGACAGGACTTCCAAACCATCGGTATTTCAATGAGTTCATAAGCGAGTCACATAGCGCTCCATTGACGTGTCTTATGCTTAACCCGAGAAATTTCAAGGCGATAAACATCCTGTATGGTTATACCTACGGCAACGAAGTGCTGATTCATATAGCTGATGTACTCTCAGCGCTCCAGCTTAGGCAAGCAAGTCTGCAGGCATTCCGCATCTCCGATGATCGTTTTATTATCTTGATGCATTCCCAATCAAGCGAGAAGCAGATAGATACACTTATCGGTTCATTACGTCTGCTTGCCACCCAATACCAGGATGTCAGTTCCTTGGAGTTCTCCATTGGTATTGCAACAACCGATACCGCTGGACATGATCCTTCCTTGCTCATCAAACAAGCATCCATTGCTTTGCATGCCACCACTGATGAAATCTTCATCAAACAATATAACAACAGCATGGAAGAGTCGCTCTTACGGAAGGATACCATTGAACAGGAACTTAAACGGGCCATCAGGGGCGAGGAAGGAATACTCTCACTCGCCTTCCAGCCAATTGTTGAGGCAAGAGACTCTAGCATCCATGGTTTCGAGGCACTCGCGAGAATGAAGAGCCAGAAACTGGGGATGATCTCACCTATGGAATTCATCACACTCGCAGAACAGAGAGGACTCATGGTTCCCCTGGGGGACAAGATCATCGACCTTGCTACAGATTTCCTCCAAACCATCCAGGAACGTTTTGACGGGAATGTTAATGTAGCAATAAATGTATCGGCACTGCAGATGATTGGAGAGAATTTTACGAGCAAACTCCAGGAACTGGCAGGAAAAAAACAGATCAATCTCTACCAAGTTGAGTTGGAACTGACAGAATCGATCTTCTCGCAAGACCTCAACCTTATTGCCAAAAGGCTGAAGGAGCTACGCCAGCTTGGAATACGTATCTCCATCGACGACTTCGGAACAGGCTTCTCTTCCCTCTCCCGATTGGGCTCACTGGAAATCGACATACTGAAACTGGATAGACTCTTTGTCATAGCTCTCTCAGAAGAATCGGAACGTGATCTCGTTTCGGACATTATTTCTATGGCTCATCATCTCGGCAAGAAAGTTGTCGCCGAAGGAGTGGAAACAACAGGACAGAAACGATGGCTTGAGAATGCACAATGTGACTTGCTCCAAGGTTACCTTTTCAATAAGCCACTGGCTCCATCTGATGCAATTCTCCACATTGAACAGGAGAAGACCCATCATGCGTAACGTATTTTTCCTTACCATCCTGATGTTCTTTTCTCTTGTTTCCTTACCTGCTGAAACACTTCCTGCTCTGGACAGGGGAGTTGAGAACGCCATACATCCCATGCTTCTGATCGATGAGAGAGACAACTCCATACGCTATGCAAATCCAGCCTGTGCCGAATATTTTTCAATACCCAAGGAAAGACTCATAGGAAGAAATTTCCCAGCTCTTATTGGAAAAACCATTCACTCTCTTACTGAATTACATGGCCAGATGATTTCCCTTGAAACCAACGAGGAAAGAGAACTCTACTTTCTGATAGGAATCCAACAGGTCGGAGCGACCGGATCTCCATATTTCATGGTTTTACTGCAAGATAAAAGCGCTGAACAGCGGCTGATAGTCCGTAATAGGCATATAAGTTATGCCTTGGTTGCAACATCATTGCTTACCATCCTCTTTCTCACGTTATTCTTGGTGTTTCAATCTCGTCAGAATAGACAATTACAGAAAGAAAACCAGCAACACGAGGACAACCTCTCATTGCTCAAGCAATTTCTCAATGCTGATAACCGATACAGTTATATTAAAGACAGTGAAGGTCGATTCCTGACAGTAAATGATAACCTTTGCAGCCTTCTCGCCTGTGAGGAGGCCTCCCTCCTTGGTAAGCAAATCGAAGAGGTAGCCCATCATGATCTTGCGACCTTGATGGTGGAGAGTGACCAGGAAACATTGAACGAGCTGAAGACCATGGAGAAGGAAACACCCTGGAGAGAGAGACTTTACAAGACAACCAAATTCCCCCTTTTACTTCCGGGTGGAACCCTCGGGGTTGGAACATTTGCTGAGGATATAACAGAACAAAGACATCTGGAGCGAACCCTCAGGGAAAATGTACAACGTACTGCTGCATTCTCCCATCTCCTCTCCTCCTCGATCAAGAACCCGGACAATCAACTGACCCATGCTCTTGAAGAGGTATGTGCGATCAGTGGAAGCAAGATTGGGGTATTGCTCATTATTGATGAGAAAACCAGGACGATAACCATGGGAGCTGCAAAAGAGGACAAGCCTCTCTATGATCTACCTCAAAGGCAAGGAATGGTAATCCCCTCCTCCGTTACGGACTGCTATCTTACCGAAAAGAGCGATGCATCATTCTCAATCATCAATGAGCAAGTTGATGAGGAACCGATACTCTCCTACATCACCGGAGAAAAACTCACTGTCATGAACCTTCTTGTTTGCACCTGCATGACCGGTACCACGCTCTCTGGCATCCTCCTGCTTGCAAACAGCAAGGAAGGCTATAATGAAACAGAGGGATTTCAGATCCAATTACTCTTCTCTGGTATTTGGGCAAACATGCATAAGGCACAGAATGCGGCGGCCTTGGAAGCAAGCAAACGAGACCTTAGATTGATCCTAGATTCCACAGCCGAAGGTATTTTTGGTACGGATGGAAAGGGACGCTGCACCTTTTGCAATGCAAGTTGCCTTCGTTTGCTTGGATACGAGGATGAACAGGAACTACTGGGAAAAAACATGCATCAGTTGATCCATCACAGCACCAAGGAAGGATTGCCCATCGATGAGGAGACCTGTCCGATCAGGTCCTGCCTTTCCCATAGTGATGGAGTGGCTATGGAAAATGAGGTCTTTTGGAGAAAGGATGGGACCTGTCTTGATATACTGTGCTATGCCTATCCAAAAGTGGAAGATGGCACAATCATTGGGTCTGTGATCACTTTCCTGGACAATACTGAGAGAAAGAAGAATCAGGAGAAGATTGCATTTCTCTCTCTACACGACCAGCTGACAGGGCTCCATAACCGTACCTATGCTGACCAGGCTATGGCAAGGCTCGATACTGAGGACCAACTACCACTTTCCATCATCATAGGGGATGTGAATGGGCTGAAACTGACCAATGATATTTTTGGACACGCCATGGGAGACAAGCTCCTACAGAGTATTGCCAGAAGTCTTCGATTGTCATGTAGGACCAGTGATGTGGTGAGCAGAATTGGAGGAGACGAATTCCTGATCTTACTCCCCCATACTGATGGCAATGAAGCAGACCAGATTGCCAAGAGGATCGAGGAACATCTAGAAGAAGATGGAATACGCGCTGGAAAACGCAGCATTGCTCTTGGAAGTGCAACCAAGACCTCCACTGAGGAAACCATCCAAGGAACATTTGACCGGGCAGAAGATCAGATGTATCGCAGAAAAACACTTCGCAGGGCTGAAACCCACAAAAAACAACTCCAGGATCTCAGTGAGATGCTCTACGAGAAAGCTCCCGGAGAACGTCTACACGCTGTAAAAGTACAACGACATGCTGCTCGTATAGCTTCCCTCTTGCATCTCAATGATGAAGAAGCAAGCAAACTTCGGCGTGCAGGGTTTTATCATGATATCGGGAAAGTAGTACTGGAACCAGAGATCATCACCTCTAAAAACCGGTCCACCTTGGTCCAAGAGCGTTACCGAGAACATGTCAGTGCAGGCTATCGTATTCTCAATATGTTTGAGGAGACAGTAGATTTGGCCCCGATGATCCTCCATCACCATGAGTGGTGGGATGGCAGTGGCTACATGAAGGGATTACGCGGCACGGAAATTCCCTATTTTTCCAGGCTTTTACGATTGGCGGAAGTCTGGGAGCGGGAACATCTGGATCAAGCAACAAATGAACAGATTGAGAAAACTCTCACAAAGCTCGCTGGAATCGAGGTCGATCCACACCTTGTTGAGCGAATACTCAGCGCCTTATAGCAGCAAAACCACCAGATCTTGGAGTGGTTCTGTACCAGAGATGAAGATCAATATCCCACTCTTTTCCCCCATCATACACCCGTATCCTCCCAGATCCTGCATCCAGGGAAACAATGGTGACCCAGTGCCAGGAGTCAAGGTTCAGAACTTCCCCGTGGTGGAGATTAAGGAATGCCACTGGTTGGTCACGCAATAAGCTCTCTTGAATGAATTCCAAAACCATCGAAAAAGGAGGCCTCATCTCTCTTGCTTTCGGGAGTGACAGACTCACCACTTCCCCATCAATAAGTTGCTCAGGTAGTGCAGAAATAAGCCCCTTGGTAAATTGACTGACCAAATGCACTCCCATCAAGGTTGGGGTCACATGATTCCAGAGCTGTTGCATCAAGGTTACCATCTGCCTCTGGTCTGCAACTGCAGATACTCCTTGTCTTTTCCCAAGGTTGTACAACACGAGATGGCTTGCTGTGGTAGGCCCACATCCTGCCCGTCTCTGCCAAGACTGTGGAAACCACTCCTGGTCAGCTCCATAATATACTGTTTCATCCGTACGAATATGCAGATACTCTGGATGCTTCAGAGACAGCAAAGATGCCTTCACAACGATTCCTCCTACCTGACAGTACCATATGGCCAGTTGATGATTCCACCAAAATCATACACCGATGCATATCCATGTCTGACCAGGGATTTTGATGCACTGGCACTACGAGATCCACTTCTGCAGTAGATAAGCAGTGTTTGGTCCCTGTCAGGAAGCAGGGAGAGATCTCCCGCTTCGATCGACTGCAAGG
The sequence above is drawn from the uncultured Sphaerochaeta sp. genome and encodes:
- a CDS encoding tryptophan-rich sensory protein, whose product is MNKRAKGLAFLVALTYLAMITVNALANILPIGGMGTGEISDSYPNLFAPAGITFSIWGVIYLLLALHTIYQFRKGDESIQIIFSVSSVVNIAWLFSWHYQMIGLSLLLMLILLVCLIRINDLIDHTSMDRYSYWALSVPFSVYLGWITVATIANVTTFLVSIGWSGWGISEMTWTAIILVVGVLIALSWAFRRRDPAYLLTLVWAYTGILIKHTSREGFNGEYPLILTVTAIAIAAFAISFGVFLLRKRQPVA
- a CDS encoding 4Fe-4S binding protein, with product MKQSREVRALQIVLALYILFSLVLASLNQGGSPEVAERVAPWWHFYENQFKTFLIVVCGFLTYRIAKRKGRAGMRLRNFIGFTLSALMIHILLPLFTGNPELYFFAMPLPWTTIPLQAGIPSSSFAQSHQATLGLDGIGWAITFFWVYSALIGISTVLFGRRLHCSHLCLFNGFAAEVFDPAIPLLTKVHHPLKKRTLKHLRSIRIVYLLIALFFTGFWLIVPTIGFSSTTMQAVRVVELFWYLLANLILAMAFWVVSVGRLYCHLCPLGTVLSFLSRLGRMRIESGKTHCIGCGACDKSCPLSISIKERAIHGEPIISDQCVGCGHCVDACPTGTLSYTTAFLHLIRKAP
- a CDS encoding bifunctional diguanylate cyclase/phosphodiesterase encodes the protein MEKSFMEQRGRILKRSIIVPIFISLLFFFIMGIWAITTIQNFYYEERLEEAQVLASGYAETLSIAMDAQRLLEQYLENTLNAAGLAVSNYPGSFNTDSLSEIARELNVDRIFIYDEALVLSYASDGLHIGWVPEEGHPVRQFFESSKTQYIEDIRKETGSGIPYKFGYYRDDHNGIIQVAVEAEKIYELNARFDSQHLLDQLSQLDNKIAIAYLDEQHTIITSTIQDVLGTYLDFETYHIPSQAGSFRRITTEDGNYMALNVPMMQNDNSQGTLLLFYELDETEELISIVSLVIISTILLVFLLEIWVLWGTYKKNQNIQFIAYHDELTGLPNHRYFNEFISESHSAPLTCLMLNPRNFKAINILYGYTYGNEVLIHIADVLSALQLRQASLQAFRISDDRFIILMHSQSSEKQIDTLIGSLRLLATQYQDVSSLEFSIGIATTDTAGHDPSLLIKQASIALHATTDEIFIKQYNNSMEESLLRKDTIEQELKRAIRGEEGILSLAFQPIVEARDSSIHGFEALARMKSQKLGMISPMEFITLAEQRGLMVPLGDKIIDLATDFLQTIQERFDGNVNVAINVSALQMIGENFTSKLQELAGKKQINLYQVELELTESIFSQDLNLIAKRLKELRQLGIRISIDDFGTGFSSLSRLGSLEIDILKLDRLFVIALSEESERDLVSDIISMAHHLGKKVVAEGVETTGQKRWLENAQCDLLQGYLFNKPLAPSDAILHIEQEKTHHA
- a CDS encoding diguanylate cyclase, producing MRNVFFLTILMFFSLVSLPAETLPALDRGVENAIHPMLLIDERDNSIRYANPACAEYFSIPKERLIGRNFPALIGKTIHSLTELHGQMISLETNEERELYFLIGIQQVGATGSPYFMVLLQDKSAEQRLIVRNRHISYALVATSLLTILFLTLFLVFQSRQNRQLQKENQQHEDNLSLLKQFLNADNRYSYIKDSEGRFLTVNDNLCSLLACEEASLLGKQIEEVAHHDLATLMVESDQETLNELKTMEKETPWRERLYKTTKFPLLLPGGTLGVGTFAEDITEQRHLERTLRENVQRTAAFSHLLSSSIKNPDNQLTHALEEVCAISGSKIGVLLIIDEKTRTITMGAAKEDKPLYDLPQRQGMVIPSSVTDCYLTEKSDASFSIINEQVDEEPILSYITGEKLTVMNLLVCTCMTGTTLSGILLLANSKEGYNETEGFQIQLLFSGIWANMHKAQNAAALEASKRDLRLILDSTAEGIFGTDGKGRCTFCNASCLRLLGYEDEQELLGKNMHQLIHHSTKEGLPIDEETCPIRSCLSHSDGVAMENEVFWRKDGTCLDILCYAYPKVEDGTIIGSVITFLDNTERKKNQEKIAFLSLHDQLTGLHNRTYADQAMARLDTEDQLPLSIIIGDVNGLKLTNDIFGHAMGDKLLQSIARSLRLSCRTSDVVSRIGGDEFLILLPHTDGNEADQIAKRIEEHLEEDGIRAGKRSIALGSATKTSTEETIQGTFDRAEDQMYRRKTLRRAETHKKQLQDLSEMLYEKAPGERLHAVKVQRHAARIASLLHLNDEEASKLRRAGFYHDIGKVVLEPEIITSKNRSTLVQERYREHVSAGYRILNMFEETVDLAPMILHHHEWWDGSGYMKGLRGTEIPYFSRLLRLAEVWEREHLDQATNEQIEKTLTKLAGIEVDPHLVERILSAL